The proteins below are encoded in one region of Fibrella aestuarina BUZ 2:
- a CDS encoding M23 family metallopeptidase gives MSVKYPSRVIVRTVLLLSWLGITAVFAQSKKPSSPLIQPGYLAFPINPGQAGSLSGGMGDLRGNHFHAGLDIRTGGVEGVPVHAAADGYVSRIAVFTGGYGNLLVLKHPNGLSTYYGHLKTLNDTLGTYLRSAQYAKQTFEIDLRPEPNQFPVKKGDVIALSGNTGGSGGPHLHFEVRDPNDNLINPLLYGFSELSDDVPPYFERIALRTMTPDSRLNGEFGRQTFVPVRRADGSYALSQPISASGLLGIELLAYDKANGSPYRNGLNCVEIRLDGQEVFAYSMNAFPHEQTRFINVHMNYEAEQLTGQRYHRGYIADGNRLSLYHTNAYRGRLPLLDGKPHEVTITLFDSYEHGATLRFIVLPETPPATLPTGPAPEVDTTALAALSATAIPSATITPDDNVLKLAVKGLPGTPPNARLYVGRNVTELPVAYVRDGKATYLIDLNKTLPDSVQVGRGRVPLNFRQRVLPGRPDVVNAGNVSIRFNVESLFDTLYLATRTLPGNVLEINQHTIPLNDAIHVRFTPTYPVGIDTLRTKVYALNNGRQNFVGGTWTGNRIEFTTRTLGRFGLLTDVTPPAIRIVSATPNGITARISDDLAGIDKFRAFVNGEWLLMQYDYKRALIWSDKLDPATPFEADTEVKIQVRDRAGNVAEAVTTIAKPAAPRPVKRRR, from the coding sequence TTGTCTGTAAAATACCCTTCTCGAGTGATCGTTCGTACTGTATTGCTGCTGAGTTGGCTGGGAATCACCGCCGTATTCGCCCAATCGAAAAAGCCCTCCAGTCCGTTGATTCAGCCGGGTTATCTGGCGTTTCCGATCAATCCGGGGCAAGCCGGTTCGCTGTCGGGCGGCATGGGCGACCTGCGGGGCAATCACTTTCACGCGGGGCTCGACATCCGCACGGGTGGGGTAGAAGGGGTGCCGGTGCATGCCGCCGCCGATGGGTACGTGTCGCGCATTGCCGTGTTTACGGGCGGCTACGGAAATCTGCTCGTGCTGAAACACCCCAACGGCCTCTCGACCTACTACGGGCACCTGAAGACGCTCAATGACACGCTGGGAACGTACCTGCGCTCGGCCCAATACGCTAAACAGACGTTCGAGATCGACCTGCGCCCCGAACCCAATCAGTTCCCGGTCAAGAAAGGCGATGTGATCGCCCTGTCGGGTAACACGGGCGGATCGGGTGGGCCGCACCTGCACTTTGAAGTGCGTGATCCCAACGACAACCTCATCAACCCATTACTCTACGGTTTTTCGGAACTGAGCGACGACGTACCCCCGTATTTTGAGCGGATCGCCCTACGTACGATGACGCCCGACTCGCGACTCAACGGCGAGTTTGGCCGACAGACGTTTGTGCCCGTGCGCCGCGCTGACGGCTCTTACGCCCTGAGCCAACCTATTTCGGCGTCGGGGTTGCTGGGGATCGAACTGCTCGCCTACGACAAAGCCAACGGGTCGCCCTACCGCAACGGACTCAATTGCGTCGAAATCCGGCTCGACGGGCAGGAAGTGTTTGCCTACAGCATGAACGCCTTCCCGCACGAGCAGACCCGGTTCATCAACGTGCACATGAACTACGAGGCCGAGCAACTAACCGGCCAACGCTACCACCGCGGCTACATCGCCGATGGCAACCGGCTTAGTCTGTACCACACCAACGCTTATCGGGGGCGCCTGCCGCTACTTGATGGTAAACCGCACGAGGTAACGATCACGCTCTTCGACAGCTACGAACACGGGGCTACGCTTCGGTTTATCGTTCTGCCCGAAACGCCGCCCGCTACCCTGCCCACCGGTCCGGCGCCCGAGGTCGATACCACCGCCTTGGCTGCCCTGTCGGCCACAGCCATCCCCTCGGCGACCATTACGCCCGACGACAACGTGCTGAAACTGGCGGTGAAAGGCCTGCCAGGAACGCCGCCCAACGCCCGCCTTTATGTGGGCCGCAACGTGACCGAACTGCCCGTGGCCTACGTGCGCGATGGCAAAGCAACGTACCTGATCGACCTGAACAAAACCCTGCCAGACTCCGTGCAAGTGGGACGCGGACGGGTGCCGCTCAACTTCCGGCAGCGGGTTCTGCCCGGCCGCCCCGACGTGGTCAACGCGGGTAACGTGAGCATCCGCTTCAACGTCGAATCGCTGTTCGATACGCTCTACCTGGCCACCCGGACGCTGCCCGGCAACGTACTGGAAATTAACCAGCATACCATTCCGCTCAACGACGCCATTCATGTACGGTTCACGCCAACGTACCCGGTAGGTATCGATACCCTACGGACGAAGGTGTATGCACTCAACAACGGTCGGCAGAATTTTGTGGGCGGCACCTGGACGGGTAACCGCATCGAGTTCACGACCCGCACGCTGGGCCGGTTTGGCCTGCTCACCGACGTAACGCCACCCGCCATTCGGATTGTGAGTGCCACACCTAACGGCATCACGGCCCGGATCAGCGACGATCTGGCGGGCATTGATAAGTTCCGGGCGTTTGTCAACGGGGAGTGGTTGCTCATGCAGTATGACTACAAACGGGCGCTGATCTGGTCGGATAAGCTGGACCCGGCTACCCCTTTCGAGGCTGATACTGAAGTGAAAATCCAGGTACGTGACCGGGCGGGTAATGTGGCCGAAGCCGTCACCACGATTGCCAAACCCGCTGCGCCCCGGCCCGTAAAACGGCGGCGATAA
- a CDS encoding transketolase has product MTLKIMEIEQLEHIASQVRRDILRMVTAVNSGHPGGSLGCTDLFVALYFDVMRLKRGADGHPIFDMDGKDEDLFFLSNGHISPVFYSVLARAGYFPVSELATFRKIDSRLQGHPTTAEHLPGIRIASGSLGQGLSVAAGAAFAKKLNKDDKHVYVLMGDGEQQEGQIWEAAQFAPNKKLGNLTAIIDYNLAQIDGTTMGVNDNRDLAAKYRAFGWNVVEMQGNDMADIIKTLKDAKSDPDVPTLILMHTLMGYGVDFMQGNYKWHGTALSTEQLANALGQLPVYAGQEDY; this is encoded by the coding sequence ATGACTTTGAAGATTATGGAAATCGAACAACTTGAACACATCGCGTCGCAGGTACGTCGCGATATTCTGCGGATGGTAACCGCCGTCAATTCAGGCCACCCGGGTGGGTCGCTGGGCTGCACCGATTTATTTGTCGCGCTGTATTTCGACGTAATGCGTCTGAAACGCGGGGCCGACGGGCACCCCATTTTCGACATGGATGGGAAAGATGAAGACCTGTTCTTCCTCTCCAACGGCCACATCTCACCGGTGTTTTACTCGGTGCTGGCGCGGGCGGGCTACTTCCCTGTTTCGGAACTGGCTACCTTCCGCAAGATCGACAGCCGCTTGCAGGGCCACCCCACCACCGCCGAACACCTGCCGGGTATCCGGATCGCGTCGGGGTCACTGGGACAGGGTTTGTCGGTAGCCGCCGGTGCCGCGTTCGCCAAAAAGCTGAACAAAGACGACAAGCACGTGTATGTGCTGATGGGCGACGGTGAGCAGCAGGAGGGCCAAATCTGGGAAGCCGCGCAGTTTGCCCCCAACAAGAAACTGGGCAACCTCACGGCCATCATCGACTACAACCTGGCGCAGATCGACGGCACCACGATGGGCGTCAACGACAACCGTGACCTGGCGGCGAAGTACAGAGCCTTTGGCTGGAACGTGGTGGAGATGCAGGGCAACGACATGGCCGACATCATCAAAACTCTGAAAGACGCCAAGAGCGACCCCGACGTACCCACGCTGATCCTGATGCACACGCTGATGGGCTACGGCGTCGACTTTATGCAGGGTAACTACAAGTGGCACGGCACGGCGCTCAGCACCGAGCAACTCGCCAACGCCCTCGGCCAACTGCCCGTTTATGCCGGCCAGGAAGATTATTAA
- a CDS encoding DUF4276 family protein → MVKVGFLVEGGCERIVLKSAAFQAYLAEKQIQQTGDVIDMDGKGNLTVSSKRMQSQVKTLRDLGAEWIVVLRDLDNAASFDTVKAEVYQADDIIACLAVQELEAWFVADSGTLSVLFGTSFYHDAPETIPRPAAFLHDQRVQYTQRGIRDKKGFATAMVNNGFSIERAAAHPNCPSARYFLTKLQTLASAN, encoded by the coding sequence ATGGTGAAAGTGGGCTTTCTTGTGGAAGGCGGATGCGAGCGCATTGTGCTGAAATCCGCTGCCTTTCAGGCATACTTAGCCGAAAAGCAAATTCAGCAAACCGGCGATGTGATTGATATGGATGGTAAGGGCAATCTCACAGTGAGCAGTAAACGGATGCAGAGCCAGGTGAAAACATTGCGTGATCTGGGTGCTGAATGGATTGTCGTCTTGCGTGACCTGGACAATGCCGCTTCGTTTGACACCGTGAAAGCGGAGGTTTATCAAGCTGATGACATTATCGCCTGCCTGGCTGTGCAAGAGTTAGAAGCTTGGTTTGTAGCGGATTCAGGTACGTTGTCTGTGCTGTTCGGTACGTCGTTTTATCACGACGCCCCAGAAACGATTCCAAGACCAGCCGCTTTTTTGCATGATCAACGTGTGCAGTACACACAGCGGGGTATCAGAGACAAGAAAGGATTTGCAACGGCTATGGTCAATAATGGGTTCTCCATCGAACGAGCGGCGGCGCACCCTAACTGCCCGTCGGCGCGGTATTTTTTAACCAAATTGCAAACCCTCGCTTCAGCGAATTAA
- the bcp gene encoding thioredoxin-dependent thiol peroxidase produces MALSVGDPAPNFTTHDQHGNPLQLSDFKGKKVVLYFYPKDDTSGCTAQACSLRDNYTELKQAGYEVIGVSVDSEASHQKFIKKYDLPFTLAADTDKAVVEAYGVWAEKSMYGRTYMGTVRKTFIIDENGIIINIIEKVDTKNHAKQILE; encoded by the coding sequence ATGGCTCTCTCTGTCGGCGATCCTGCCCCCAACTTTACCACTCACGATCAGCACGGCAACCCGTTGCAGTTGTCCGATTTCAAGGGCAAAAAGGTAGTGCTTTACTTTTACCCGAAAGATGATACGTCGGGCTGTACGGCGCAGGCCTGTAGCCTCCGCGACAACTACACCGAGCTGAAACAGGCGGGCTACGAGGTGATCGGCGTGAGTGTTGACAGTGAAGCGTCGCACCAGAAATTCATCAAGAAATATGACCTGCCCTTCACCCTGGCTGCCGACACCGACAAAGCGGTGGTGGAGGCCTACGGCGTGTGGGCAGAAAAGTCGATGTATGGTCGGACGTACATGGGTACGGTACGGAAAACCTTCATCATCGACGAAAATGGCATCATCATCAACATCATCGAGAAAGTAGATACCAAAAACCACGCAAAACAAATTTTAGAGTAG
- a CDS encoding AAA family ATPase: MQIKRLVIENFKSIERIELIEPNPFTVFVGPNGSGKSTIFEALEFVNLNGLFGRDLALSFVRGLDTIRRRQATESSYRMEIQLEHNSVTVDPSLITDPRIPTDFLQDSDAVVARDEVNSFLLKFTRLFIGNDSLIKLNFTDDLRLTISASNLEAVLKRLLNDPIVNEEIHEWLTLFIPGFKKIEVVSGAFDSKDTLLVYEQTVEKPFTKDLISDGTYNIIALLTAVYQSEEPQFLCIEEPENGLHPQVLMSLIEFFRTMCAEKGHYIWLNTHSEAVVRKLTTDELILVNKVNGTTQAKQIKGKAIYDIPTDEAWLTGTLGGGLPW; this comes from the coding sequence ATGCAGATCAAACGCCTCGTCATCGAAAATTTCAAGTCCATTGAACGGATCGAGCTCATCGAGCCCAATCCGTTCACGGTCTTTGTCGGCCCCAACGGCTCCGGCAAATCGACTATTTTCGAAGCGTTGGAGTTTGTGAACCTTAATGGTCTTTTTGGTCGTGATTTGGCTTTAAGTTTTGTAAGAGGCTTGGACACTATCAGAAGAAGACAAGCAACTGAATCAAGCTACAGAATGGAGATTCAGTTGGAACATAATTCTGTAACCGTTGATCCTTCCCTCATTACTGACCCGAGGATACCAACAGACTTTCTCCAAGATTCTGATGCAGTTGTCGCTAGAGATGAAGTCAACAGTTTTTTATTAAAATTTACCCGCCTTTTTATTGGTAATGACAGCCTTATCAAGCTGAATTTTACTGACGATCTTCGCCTAACAATCTCTGCTTCTAATCTGGAAGCGGTCCTTAAACGGCTTCTTAACGATCCAATTGTAAACGAGGAAATTCACGAGTGGCTGACACTATTCATTCCTGGCTTCAAAAAGATCGAGGTAGTTTCAGGTGCGTTTGATAGTAAGGATACGTTACTCGTCTATGAACAGACAGTCGAAAAGCCGTTTACCAAAGACCTGATTTCTGATGGGACATACAATATCATTGCCCTACTGACGGCTGTTTACCAGTCTGAGGAACCGCAGTTTCTGTGTATCGAAGAACCTGAGAACGGGCTTCACCCTCAGGTGCTGATGTCACTCATTGAGTTCTTCCGAACGATGTGCGCAGAGAAAGGTCATTATATCTGGCTCAATACGCACTCTGAAGCAGTAGTTCGGAAATTGACTACCGACGAGTTGATTCTGGTCAACAAGGTGAATGGCACCACGCAAGCGAAGCAGATCAAAGGAAAGGCTATCTATGATATTCCAACCGATGAAGCGTGGCTTACAGGTACGTTAGGAGGAGGTTTGCCATGGTGA